One window of Trifolium pratense cultivar HEN17-A07 linkage group LG5, ARS_RC_1.1, whole genome shotgun sequence genomic DNA carries:
- the LOC123883080 gene encoding salicylate carboxymethyltransferase-like isoform X1 — MVLTIMGRRNNDPCDTEYLCEDWEVLATALNDMVLQGFIKEDQVNNFNIPHYYPSPYEVELEVLNEGSFVINRIELFETDISASSDKSDFDSESKMSRLLLCDKIGYNVARCMRAILEPLLVSHFGEAIIEDIFNRYLEILIDQKPKERKNYVIVTISLTRKG, encoded by the exons ATGGTACTAACGATCATGGGAAGACGAAATAACGATCCATGTGACACTGAATATTTATGCGAGGATTGGGAGGTTTTGGCTACTGCTCTAAATGATATGGTATTACAG GGGTTTATAAAGGAAGATCAAGTAAATAATTTTAACATTCCTCATTATTATCCATCTCCATATGAAGTTGAATTGGAAGTTCTCAATGAAGGATCATTTGTCATCAATCGCATAGAGTTGTTTGAAACAGATATAAGTGCTTCTAGTgataaaagtgattttgataGTGAATCTAAAATGTCTCGATTATTACTTTGTGACAAGATTGGATATAATGTCGCACGTTGCATGAGAGCTATTCTTGAACCTTTGCTAGTTAGCCACTTTGGTGAAGCTATCATTGAAGACATTTTTAATCGTTACTTGGAAATTTTGATTGATCAAAAACCCAAGGAGAGAAAGAATTATGTTATTGTTACCATATCATTGACAAGAAAGGGATAG
- the LOC123883076 gene encoding salicylate carboxymethyltransferase-like, whose product MNLGQVHMNGGDGETSYANNSFFQEKVISLTKSIREEAITSLFSETLPRSIAIADLGCSCGPNTLSVLLEIIIFVEKFCQELNCSSTEYKIFFNDLSGNDFNSVFKSLDNFKVKLLDEIIKTEMGPCYFFGVPGSFYGRIFPGRSLDFVHSSYSLHWLSKVPEGLDNKGHIYISNTSPSNVVKAYYKQFQKDLSIFLKCRAEELVEGGRMVLTIMGRRNNDPCDTEYLCDDWEVLATALNDMVLQGFIKEDQVNNFNIPHYYPSPYEVELEVLNEGSFVINRIELFETDLSASSDKSDFDSESKMSRLFLCDKIGYNFARCMRAFVEPLLVSHFGEAIIEDIFNRYLEILIDQKPKERKNYVNVTISLTRKG is encoded by the exons ATGAACTTGGGGCAGGTGCACATGAATGGAGGTGATGGAGAAACAAGTTATGCAAACAACTCATTTTTCCAg GAAAAGGTAATTTCTTTGACAAAGTCTATAAGAGAGGAAGCCATAACTAGCCTCTTCTCCGAGACACTTCCTAGAAGCATTGCAATTGCTGATTTAGGTTGTTCTTGTGGGCCAAATACTTTGTCTGTGCTATTGGAAATTATCATCTTTGTCGAGAAGTTTTGCCAAGAATTGAATTGCTCATCTACCGaatacaagattttttttaatgatcttTCGGGGAATGACTTCAACAGCGTGTTTAAGTCACTTGACAATTTTAAAGTGAAACTACTTGATGAAATTATCAAAACTGAAATGGGTCCTTGCTACTTCTTTGGAGTTCCCGGTTCTTTTTATGGTAGAATCTTTCCTGGTCGAAGTCTAGATTTCGTGCATTCCTCATATAGTCTTCATTGGCTATCAAAG GTTCCCGAGGGTCTAGATAACAAGGGACACATTTACATTAGTAACACAAGTCCCTCAAATGTTGTCAAAGCATACTACAAGCAATTTCAAAAAGActtatcaatttttctcaagTGTCGCGCAGaggagctagttgaaggtggtcGAATGGTACTAACGATCATGGGAAGAAGAAATAACGATCCATGTGACACGGAATATTTATGCGACGATTGGGAGGTTTTGGCTACTGCTCTAAATGATATGGTATTACAG GGGTTTATAAAGGAAGATCAAGTAAATAATTTTAACATTCCTCATTATTATCCATCTCCATATGAAGTTGAATTGGAAGTTCTCAATGAAGGATCATTTGTCATCAATCGCATAGAGTTGTTTGAAACAGATTTAAGTGCTTCTAGTgataaaagtgattttgataGTGAATCTAAAATGTCTCGATTATTTCTTTGTGACAAGATTGGATATAATTTCGCACGTTGCATGAGAGCTTTTGTTGAACCTTTGCTAGTTAGCCACTTTGGTGAAGCTATCATTGAAGACATTTTTAATCGTTACTTGGAAATTTTGATTGATCAAAAACCCAAGGAGAGAAAGAATTATGTTAATGTTACCATATCATTGACAAGAAAGGGATAG
- the LOC123883074 gene encoding salicylate carboxymethyltransferase-like isoform X1 yields MVLTIMGRRNNDPCDTEYLCEDWEVLATALNDMVLQGFIKEDQVNNFNIPHYYPSPYEVELEVLNEGSFVINRIELFETDISASSDKSDFDSESKMSRLLLCDKIGYNVARCMRAILEPLLVSHFGEAIIEDIFNRYLEILIDQKPKERKNYVNVTISLTRKG; encoded by the exons ATGGTACTAACGATCATGGGAAGACGAAATAACGATCCATGTGACACTGAATATTTATGCGAGGATTGGGAGGTTTTGGCTACTGCTCTAAATGATATGGTATTACAG GGGTTTATAAAGGAAGATCAAGTAAATAATTTTAACATTCCTCATTATTATCCATCTCCATATGAAGTTGAATTGGAAGTTCTCAATGAAGGATCATTTGTCATCAATCGCATAGAGTTGTTTGAAACAGATATAAGTGCTTCTAGTgataaaagtgattttgataGTGAATCTAAAATGTCTCGATTATTACTTTGTGACAAGATTGGATATAATGTCGCACGTTGCATGAGAGCTATTCTTGAACCTTTGCTAGTTAGCCACTTTGGTGAAGCTATCATTGAAGACATTTTTAATCGTTACTTGGAAATTTTGATTGATCAAAAACCCAAGGAGAGAAAGAATTATGTTAATGTTACCATATCATTGACAAGAAAGGGATAG
- the LOC123883080 gene encoding salicylate carboxymethyltransferase-like isoform X2: MVLTIMGRRNNDPCDTEYLCEDWEVLATALNDMGFIKEDQVNNFNIPHYYPSPYEVELEVLNEGSFVINRIELFETDISASSDKSDFDSESKMSRLLLCDKIGYNVARCMRAILEPLLVSHFGEAIIEDIFNRYLEILIDQKPKERKNYVIVTISLTRKG, encoded by the exons ATGGTACTAACGATCATGGGAAGACGAAATAACGATCCATGTGACACTGAATATTTATGCGAGGATTGGGAGGTTTTGGCTACTGCTCTAAATGATATG GGGTTTATAAAGGAAGATCAAGTAAATAATTTTAACATTCCTCATTATTATCCATCTCCATATGAAGTTGAATTGGAAGTTCTCAATGAAGGATCATTTGTCATCAATCGCATAGAGTTGTTTGAAACAGATATAAGTGCTTCTAGTgataaaagtgattttgataGTGAATCTAAAATGTCTCGATTATTACTTTGTGACAAGATTGGATATAATGTCGCACGTTGCATGAGAGCTATTCTTGAACCTTTGCTAGTTAGCCACTTTGGTGAAGCTATCATTGAAGACATTTTTAATCGTTACTTGGAAATTTTGATTGATCAAAAACCCAAGGAGAGAAAGAATTATGTTATTGTTACCATATCATTGACAAGAAAGGGATAG
- the LOC123883074 gene encoding salicylate carboxymethyltransferase-like isoform X2 yields MVLTIMGRRNNDPCDTEYLCEDWEVLATALNDMGFIKEDQVNNFNIPHYYPSPYEVELEVLNEGSFVINRIELFETDISASSDKSDFDSESKMSRLLLCDKIGYNVARCMRAILEPLLVSHFGEAIIEDIFNRYLEILIDQKPKERKNYVNVTISLTRKG; encoded by the exons ATGGTACTAACGATCATGGGAAGACGAAATAACGATCCATGTGACACTGAATATTTATGCGAGGATTGGGAGGTTTTGGCTACTGCTCTAAATGATATG GGGTTTATAAAGGAAGATCAAGTAAATAATTTTAACATTCCTCATTATTATCCATCTCCATATGAAGTTGAATTGGAAGTTCTCAATGAAGGATCATTTGTCATCAATCGCATAGAGTTGTTTGAAACAGATATAAGTGCTTCTAGTgataaaagtgattttgataGTGAATCTAAAATGTCTCGATTATTACTTTGTGACAAGATTGGATATAATGTCGCACGTTGCATGAGAGCTATTCTTGAACCTTTGCTAGTTAGCCACTTTGGTGAAGCTATCATTGAAGACATTTTTAATCGTTACTTGGAAATTTTGATTGATCAAAAACCCAAGGAGAGAAAGAATTATGTTAATGTTACCATATCATTGACAAGAAAGGGATAG